Proteins encoded together in one Variovorax paradoxus window:
- a CDS encoding HAD-IIB family hydrolase: protein MSPSSSPLPPSPTHLLPLDHWAAPARSALVGVFTDIDDTLTSEGAITADALQALGDLKAAGLSIVAITGRPVGWSLPFVNTWPVDAIVAENGAVALLPAAGGKIEKRYQQDAPTRAANFERMQAVLARIEREIPGARRATDSPGRETDIAIDHSEFVQLSDETIAQVVALMRREGMHATVSSIHINGWYGDNDKLEGARWIVRELWGRMLDDELDRWAYVGDSTNDQLMFRTFASSIGVANVARFVPQLEHLPRYVTEGERGAGFAEVARAVLSARAIR from the coding sequence ATGTCTCCATCTTCGTCGCCCCTGCCTCCCTCACCCACCCATCTGCTGCCGCTGGATCACTGGGCCGCGCCCGCGCGCAGTGCGCTCGTCGGCGTGTTCACCGACATCGACGACACGCTCACCAGCGAAGGCGCGATCACGGCCGACGCACTGCAGGCGCTCGGCGACCTCAAGGCGGCGGGGCTTTCCATCGTGGCGATCACCGGCCGGCCGGTGGGCTGGAGCCTGCCCTTCGTCAACACCTGGCCGGTCGACGCGATCGTGGCCGAGAACGGCGCGGTGGCATTGCTGCCGGCCGCCGGGGGCAAGATCGAAAAGCGCTACCAGCAAGATGCCCCCACGCGCGCTGCCAACTTCGAGCGCATGCAGGCCGTGCTGGCGCGCATCGAGCGCGAGATCCCGGGCGCCCGGCGCGCCACCGATTCACCGGGCCGCGAGACCGACATTGCGATCGACCACAGCGAGTTCGTGCAGTTGAGCGACGAGACCATTGCGCAGGTGGTGGCACTGATGCGCCGCGAGGGCATGCACGCCACGGTGAGCAGCATCCACATCAATGGCTGGTACGGCGACAACGACAAGCTCGAAGGCGCGCGCTGGATCGTGCGCGAGCTCTGGGGCCGCATGCTCGACGACGAGCTCGACCGCTGGGCCTATGTGGGTGATTCGACCAACGACCAGCTGATGTTCCGCACCTTTGCGAGCAGCATCGGCGTGGCCAACGTTGCACGCTTTGTGCCGCAGCTGGAGCACCTGCCGCGCTACGTGACCGAGGGCGAGCGCGGCGCGGGCTTTGCCGAGGTGGCGCGCGCCGTGCTCTCGGCGCGTGCTATTCGGTGA
- a CDS encoding TetR/AcrR family transcriptional regulator — translation MNDVVLPSKRPGGRSAQVQALVRTALEELVAEQGRERVTVPAVAERAGVSASSIYRRWGDLSGLLAETATHRLDPNRPLPDTGSLRQDLVAWAQELITHLAQPCSKSLLKAAAALANDGADTDCLRNRRKEAGTLVEQARARGEHAPQTQQVIDHLIAPIVFRLVFGAEPVKPELAQRLVGELFAISSSSAVPSPGPASR, via the coding sequence ATGAACGATGTCGTCCTTCCCAGCAAGCGTCCCGGCGGCCGCAGCGCGCAAGTGCAGGCACTGGTGCGCACCGCCCTTGAAGAACTGGTGGCCGAGCAGGGCCGTGAGCGCGTCACCGTGCCCGCCGTGGCCGAACGCGCGGGTGTCAGCGCCTCGAGCATTTACCGGCGATGGGGCGACCTGTCAGGCCTGCTGGCCGAAACCGCAACCCATCGGCTCGACCCGAACCGGCCCCTGCCCGACACGGGTTCGCTGCGGCAAGACCTGGTGGCCTGGGCGCAGGAACTCATCACCCATCTGGCGCAGCCCTGCAGCAAGTCCTTGTTGAAAGCCGCGGCCGCTTTGGCCAACGACGGCGCGGACACCGACTGCCTGCGCAACCGCCGCAAGGAGGCGGGCACGCTGGTCGAGCAGGCGCGCGCCCGCGGCGAGCATGCGCCCCAGACGCAGCAGGTCATCGATCACCTGATCGCCCCCATCGTTTTCCGGCTGGTGTTCGGCGCCGAGCCGGTAAAGCCCGAGCTCGCCCAGCGGCTGGTGGGCGAGCTGTTTGCGATCAGTTCGTCTTCGGCTGTTCCTTCGCCAGGCCCAGCTTCTCGATGA
- a CDS encoding Bug family tripartite tricarboxylate transporter substrate binding protein: MSRRSLLCAATLAACGLAFPLAALAQAFPSKPIKLVIAFPAGGPTDITMRQLADNASKILGQPVIVDNKPGAGGTLPAQALQTSQPDGYTVAQIPLGVFRLGYTTKINWDPLKDISYVINVTGYAFGIVVPASSPFKTWADFVAYAKANPGKLTYGSTGNLTSPHLTTEIIAQKAGIELQHVPYKGSADLMLAVVSGQLMAAADSTGFAPQVEAGKLRVLNTWGEKRLAKFPDAPTLKELGYDVVQNSPFGIGAPKGTPPEVVKKLHDAFKQAMEEPSYVASLGRYDMLPNYMSSATYTKFAQETVVKEKAVIEKLGLAKEQPKTN, from the coding sequence ATGTCCCGCCGTTCCCTTCTCTGTGCCGCCACGCTTGCCGCGTGCGGACTTGCTTTTCCCTTGGCGGCGCTTGCCCAGGCCTTTCCCAGCAAGCCGATCAAGCTGGTCATCGCGTTCCCCGCGGGCGGCCCGACCGACATCACCATGCGCCAGCTGGCCGACAACGCGAGCAAGATCCTCGGCCAGCCGGTCATCGTCGACAACAAGCCCGGCGCCGGCGGCACGCTGCCCGCACAGGCGCTGCAAACCTCGCAGCCCGACGGCTACACGGTCGCGCAGATTCCGCTCGGCGTGTTCCGCCTGGGCTACACCACCAAGATCAACTGGGACCCGCTCAAGGACATCAGCTACGTCATCAATGTGACGGGCTACGCCTTCGGCATCGTGGTGCCGGCCAGCAGCCCCTTCAAGACCTGGGCCGACTTTGTCGCCTATGCCAAGGCCAACCCCGGCAAGCTCACCTACGGCTCCACCGGCAACCTGACGAGTCCGCACCTCACGACGGAAATCATTGCGCAGAAGGCCGGCATCGAACTGCAGCACGTGCCCTACAAGGGCAGCGCCGACCTGATGCTCGCCGTGGTCAGCGGCCAGCTGATGGCCGCTGCCGACAGCACCGGCTTTGCGCCGCAGGTCGAAGCCGGCAAGCTGCGCGTGCTGAACACCTGGGGCGAAAAGCGCCTGGCCAAGTTCCCCGATGCACCGACGCTGAAGGAGCTGGGCTATGACGTGGTGCAGAACTCGCCGTTCGGCATTGGCGCACCCAAGGGGACGCCGCCCGAAGTGGTGAAGAAACTGCACGACGCATTCAAGCAGGCCATGGAAGAGCCGAGCTACGTGGCGTCGCTCGGCCGCTACGACATGCTGCCTAACTACATGAGCTCGGCCACCTACACCAAGTTTGCGCAGGAGACCGTGGTGAAGGAAAAGGCTGTCATCGAGAAGCTGGGCCTGGCGAAGGAACAGCCGAAGACGAACTGA
- a CDS encoding histone deacetylase family protein yields the protein MLTIYNDQHALHQGKVEMFRGELVPCFEVPDRVDHVKHELERRRLGPLQMPDHFDEALLAKVHAPRYLDFIAHAWDEWVALDAANASRDALPSYWPTRGMRTDVLPQSFPARLGLFSFDAGTPLTAGSWAAARHGAACAWTAAQRVIDGRRAAFALTRPPGHHAGADFFGGYCFVNNAAVAAQALRDAGVERVAVLDVDYHHGNGTQAIFYERSDVHFASLHGDPLTDYPYYLGHADERGAGQGEGFNHNLPLARGTGFSAWRAALKSALDGIAKVKAGALVVSLGVDTFEGDPISGFKLKSEDYLRMGEDLAGAGLPTVFVFEGGYAVAEVGINTVNVLEGFGQRAG from the coding sequence ATGCTCACCATCTACAACGACCAGCACGCGCTTCACCAAGGCAAAGTCGAGATGTTCCGCGGCGAGTTGGTGCCGTGCTTCGAGGTGCCCGACCGCGTCGACCACGTGAAGCATGAACTGGAGCGCCGGCGCCTGGGCCCGCTGCAGATGCCAGACCATTTCGACGAAGCCCTGCTGGCCAAGGTGCATGCGCCGCGCTACCTGGACTTCATTGCGCATGCCTGGGACGAGTGGGTGGCGCTAGACGCAGCCAACGCCTCGCGCGATGCGCTGCCTTCGTACTGGCCCACGCGCGGCATGCGCACCGATGTGCTGCCCCAGAGCTTCCCGGCCCGCCTGGGCCTGTTCTCGTTCGATGCGGGCACGCCGCTCACGGCCGGCAGCTGGGCCGCTGCGCGGCACGGCGCCGCCTGTGCATGGACCGCGGCGCAGCGCGTCATTGATGGGCGTCGCGCCGCCTTTGCACTCACGCGGCCGCCCGGCCATCATGCGGGTGCCGATTTCTTTGGTGGCTACTGCTTCGTCAACAACGCCGCTGTCGCTGCACAGGCGCTGCGCGATGCCGGCGTGGAACGCGTTGCCGTGCTCGACGTGGACTACCACCACGGCAACGGCACGCAGGCCATCTTCTACGAACGAAGCGATGTTCACTTTGCAAGCTTGCACGGAGACCCGCTCACCGACTACCCGTATTACCTGGGCCATGCCGACGAGCGCGGCGCGGGCCAAGGAGAGGGCTTCAACCACAACCTGCCGCTCGCGCGCGGCACCGGCTTTTCCGCTTGGCGAGCGGCTCTCAAGTCGGCGCTCGACGGCATCGCGAAAGTGAAGGCCGGTGCCCTGGTGGTGTCGCTCGGCGTCGACACCTTCGAGGGGGATCCGATCTCCGGATTCAAGCTGAAAAGCGAGGACTACCTGCGCATGGGAGAAGACCTGGCGGGCGCGGGGCTGCCCACGGTGTTCGTGTTCGAAGGTGGCTACGCGGTCGCGGAAGTCGGCATCAACACCGTGAACGTGCTCGAAGGTTTTGGCCAGCGGGCCGGCTGA
- a CDS encoding MFS transporter, with translation MSSSCPELAVATAATATRSKPWRLPASVSFALLGAVLFAFFFAAAAPSPLFVVFQHAWGFSASMLTVAFAVYAIALLISLLVAGSLSDHIGRRPVVLGALVLQAVAMGLFLLAHDIAGLIAARIVQGVATGVASGALSAAVVEAAPASRKRLGALITSVSPLSGLAVGALLTGMAVKFTGVPVALVFGVLAAVFALGAVAVLWLPETVTPRAGAMASLVPRVSIPARARREFARGLPVLVVVWALGGLQLSLAPSLMHHVFGIDNGVVNGLTIAVLSGFGAVAPTLLGRLGAPRSVIFGTVSIAVGLVLLLASLATQSLTLFFVGTAVAGIGFGGAFSALIQILAPLADAHERGELFAAIFVVSYLAFSLPAMLAGFLVAPLGLLRVAEGYAAVLLLIAAFGVWRQWAALRGASERNVPLTE, from the coding sequence ATGTCGTCCTCCTGCCCTGAACTCGCGGTTGCCACAGCCGCCACCGCCACTCGGTCCAAGCCCTGGCGCCTTCCGGCGTCTGTCAGCTTTGCGCTGCTGGGTGCCGTGCTCTTTGCGTTCTTCTTTGCCGCGGCCGCGCCGTCGCCGCTTTTCGTGGTGTTCCAGCACGCCTGGGGGTTTTCGGCGTCGATGCTCACCGTGGCTTTTGCGGTCTATGCCATTGCGCTCCTGATTTCGCTGCTGGTGGCGGGATCGCTGTCGGACCACATCGGGCGCCGACCAGTGGTGCTGGGGGCGCTGGTGCTGCAGGCAGTGGCCATGGGGCTCTTCCTGCTGGCGCATGACATCGCCGGGCTGATTGCCGCGCGCATCGTGCAGGGCGTGGCCACGGGCGTGGCAAGCGGCGCGCTGAGCGCGGCGGTGGTCGAGGCGGCGCCGGCGTCGCGCAAGCGGCTGGGAGCATTGATCACGAGCGTGTCACCGCTTTCAGGGCTCGCCGTGGGGGCGCTGCTGACGGGCATGGCGGTGAAGTTCACAGGCGTGCCGGTGGCGCTGGTCTTCGGCGTGCTGGCCGCGGTGTTCGCGCTGGGCGCAGTCGCAGTGCTGTGGCTGCCCGAAACCGTGACGCCGCGTGCCGGTGCGATGGCCTCGCTGGTGCCGCGCGTTTCGATTCCTGCGCGGGCGCGGCGCGAGTTTGCGCGCGGCCTGCCGGTGCTTGTCGTGGTGTGGGCGCTCGGAGGCCTGCAACTGTCGCTTGCGCCCTCGCTGATGCACCACGTGTTCGGCATCGACAACGGCGTGGTCAACGGCCTCACGATTGCGGTGCTGTCAGGCTTCGGTGCGGTCGCGCCCACGCTGCTGGGCCGCCTGGGTGCGCCTCGTTCGGTCATCTTTGGCACAGTCAGCATCGCGGTCGGGTTGGTGTTGCTGCTGGCTTCGCTGGCCACGCAGTCGCTCACGCTTTTCTTCGTCGGCACGGCAGTCGCGGGAATCGGCTTTGGCGGCGCGTTCTCCGCGCTGATTCAAATTCTGGCTCCGCTTGCCGACGCCCATGAGCGCGGTGAGTTGTTCGCGGCGATCTTCGTGGTCTCTTACCTTGCGTTCAGCCTGCCCGCAATGCTCGCGGGCTTTCTGGTGGCACCGCTGGGGCTTCTGCGCGTGGCGGAAGGTTATGCAGCGGTGCTGCTGCTTATCGCGGCCTTCGGTGTCTGGCGCCAATGGGCAGCGCTGCGGGGCGCGTCGGAACGGAACGTGCCGCTCACCGAATAG